ATTAATTAAAACTTAGCTGCGCTTAACTTGATGCCTGGGCTCATAGTACTAGCAAGCGTTACGCTTCTTAGGTATGTGCCTTTTGCTGCAGCTGGTTTAGCTTTTACGATTGCATCGATAAGCGCTTTAATGTTCTCTTCAAGTTTTTCATCTTCAAAAGAAAGCTTACCTACCGGACAATGTACGATATTTTGCTTGTCAAGTCTGTACTCGACTTTACCAGCTTTGATTTCATTGACAGCTTTTTCAACATCAAATGAAACGGTACCTGATTTAGGGTTTGGCATTAACCCTTTAGGTCCAAGTACTCTACCTAATCGACCGACTAGACCCATCATGTCTGGAGTAGCTACGATTACATCGAACTCAAACCAGTTTTCTTTTTGGATCTTGTCAATCATATCTTCAGCACCAACAAAGTCTGCGCCTGCGTTTTGTGCTTCTACTGCTTTATCGCCTTTAGCGATAACAAGCACTTTTTTAGTATTACCAGTACCGTGCGGTAATACGATCGCACCACGTACTTGTTGATCAGCATGACGGCTGTCTACACCAAGTTTAATGTGTAGTTCTACAGTTTCGTCAAACTTAGCAGTTTTAAAACCTTTTAAAACTTTAATGCCAGCAGCAAGATCATGCTGTTCTGACTTATTGAAAGCTTTAAGGTTATCCGATTGTCTCTTACCTAATTTAGCCATTTACTTCCTCCTTGTGGTTAATCCGGTGGCGAGCCTCCCACTACAATACTAAGCAAATAATTCTTGCCTTAGTCTTCTACTACGATACCCATACTTCTAGCTGTACCTGCGATCATAGACATCGCAGCTTCAATACTTGCCGCATTCAAATCTGGCTTTTTCATTTCGGCAATTTCTTTTAATTGCGCACTAGTGATAGTCGCAACTTTTTTCTTGTTTGGTTCTCCTGATCCACTTTCGATACCAACAGCTTTTTTCAGTAATACTGCAGCTGGTGGCGTTTTAGTGATGAAAGTAAAAGATCTATCTTGGTAAACCGTGATTACTACAGGAATAATGTATCCCGCTTTCTCAGCAGTTCTTGCGTTGAATTCTTTACAGAATTGCATGATGTTAACACCGTGTTGACCAAGAGCTGGACCAACTGGTGGAGCTGGTGTCGCTTTACCTGCTGGCAATTGGATTTTAATCATACCAGTTACTTTTTTAGCCATCTGTGCACCTCCTTATAGTTTTTATGATGCAAAGCTCAAATTATAGCTTTTCTACTTGATGATACTCGAGTTCAACAGGAGTTTCGCGACCGAACATGTTAATTTTAACTTTGAGCGTAGAGCTATGTGTATCGATATCGAACACTTCACCCATAAAGCTCTCAAACGGTCCAGACGTCACTTTGACACTTTGTCCGATTTCGATATCCATCTCAAAGACTTTTTTCTCAAGTCCCATCGAGTAAACTTCGAATTCAGTTAAAGGAACAGGTTTTGAAGCCGGTCCAACAAATCCGGTTACACCCCTGGTATTTCGTACAACATACCATGACTCATCCGTCATGTACATTTTAACGATTGTATACCCTGGGTATATCTTTCTTGATTTTACCTTTTTCTTACCATTCTTGATCTCAGTGACTTCTTCCGTTGGTACGGCCACTTCGAGGATTATGTCTTGCATCCCTCTGTTCTCAACAATTTTTTCAATATTTGCTTTTACTTTGTTTTCGTGTCCAGAGTACGTGTGGACGACATACCATTTCGGTTCAGACATAATGAATAGCTACCCGTTCAGGCAGCTTCCCTCCTTACTCTTACAGTTGAATCAATGATGTAACGATGTTTCTGAACGCGATGTCAGCCACCCAAATTCCGAATGACGCCATTGCTGAAAACGTTACAACAACTGCTACGTATTTGACTAACTCTTTGCGCGTTGGCCAAATCACTTTTTTTGTTTCTGAGATAACGCCTTTGAAATACTTTTTGCCAGTTTTTTGTTGTACAGCTTGAGTTTGTGAGTTCATAGTTTACCACCCTTAAACAATTATTTAGTCTCTTTGTGCGCAGTGTGCGTTTTACAGAATCTGCAATATTTCTTCATTTCAATTCTGTCAGGAGTCTTCTTTTTGTTTTTAGTCGTATTGTAGTTTCTTTGCTTGCATTCAGTACACGCTAAAGTAATTTTTACTCGCATTAGCTTGACACCTCCTACAACAGTGTATATAAATGCACCCACTGTGGGCACATTATATCCAGTTTATTTGTCACTAATATAATTTATCACGAATGAGCTGTACTGTCAACAACTTCACGCGCGAATAAAAACCCTTCGCCATGCTCGCGAGGGGTTTTTGCCGATAGAGGTATTATATATGACAGTCGCTTTAATGTAAAGTCATATTTTAAAAAAAGCAGAGCCTAAGCTCTGCTTTCATTGTTTTATTCAGTATCCGTATTATTCAACGATTGATGCAACAGCACCAGCGCCTACTGTACGTCCGCCTTCACGGATTGAGAAGTTAAGACCTTGCTCGATCGCGATTGGTGCGATAAGCTCGATTTCCATCTCGATGTTGTCGCCAGGCATACACATTTCAACGCCTTCTGGAAGAGCGATTGAACCAGTTACGTCAGTTGTTCTGAAGAAGAACTGTGGTCTGTAACCGTTAAAGAATGGAGTGTGTCTTCCACCCTCTTCTTTTTTAAGTACGTATACTTGAGCTTTGAATTTTGTATGTGGGTTTACTGAACCTGGTTTAGAAAGTACTTGACCTCTTTCGATGTCTGTTCTTTGAACACCACGTAGTAACGCTCCGATGTTGTCGCCTGCTCTACCTTCATCAAGAAGTTTTCTGAACATCTCTACACCAGTACATACAACTTTACGTGTTTCTTCATGAAGACCTACGATTTCTACTTCTTCTTGAACTCTCACGATACCTCTTTCGATTCTACCTGTTGCAACTGTACCACGACCTGTGATCGAGAATACGTCCTCAACTGGCATCAAGAAAGGTTTGTCTGTGTCACGCTCTGGAGTTGGAATGTAAGTGTCGATCGTGTCAAACATTTCAACGATCTTTTCTTGCCATTCAGCTTGACCTTCAAGAGCAAGTAAAGCAGAACCTCTGAAGATTGGAGTGTCATCACCTGGGAAATCGTACTCAGAAAGTAATTCTCTGATTTCCATTTCTACAAGCTCAAGTAACTCTTCGTCATCAACCATGTCGCATTTGTTTAGGAATACAACGATGTATGGAACACCAACTTGACGAGCAAGAAGGATGTGTTCTCTTGTTTGTGGCATTGGACCGTCTGTTGCAGAAACTACTAGGATAGAACCGTCCATCTGAGCAGCACCAGTGATCATGTTTTTAACGTAATCGGCGTGACCTGGGCAGTCTACGTGAGCGTAGTGTCTAGCTGGAGTCTCATACTCAACGTGAGCTGTAGAGATTGTGATACCACGTTCTCTTTCTTCTGGAGCTTTATCGATGTTAGCGAAATCTACTTTAGCGCCTAGACCGTATTTGTCCCATAAAGTTGTAGTGATAGCAGCTGTTAATGTTGTTTTACCGTGGTCTACGTGACCGATTGTTCCAATATTAACGTGCGGCTTATTTCTTTCAAATTTTTGCTTAGCCATTATTTAAGTTCCTCCCTTAAATGTAATTAACTGCATCGCCCATTAGGCAAACTCGCCGTCTGGCAAATTGGTTTGGAGCCCACGAGCGGATTCGAACCGCCGACCTCCACCTTACCAAGGTGACACTCTAACCTGCTGAGCTACGTGGGCAGTTATGCGCTCTCCATGTTTAAGAAACGCTCTAGTTTTCGCTTGACTCTTTGCAAGGCATTGTCAATTGACTTGACATGCCTATCCAAATCCTTTGCAATTTCCTGATAGCTTCTTCCATCAAGGTAGTATCCGAGCACCTTCTGTTCAAAATCACTGAGCACTTCGGTGATCTTGTATTCGATTCTCGCCACTTCCTCTCTCGAAATCAAGAGCTGTTCGGGATTTGAGTTGATACTGGCAGACATGGTATCCATAAGCGTTTGCTCTGACTCGTCATCGTAGATTGGCCGATTTAGTGAAACATACGAATTTAACGGCGCGTGCTTCTGGCGGGTCGCCATCTTGATGGCTGTGATCATCTGCCTTGTGATACAAAGCTCTGCAAACACCCTAAAAGAAGCAGTCCTATCCGTTCTGTAGTCCCTAATCGCCTTAAACAATCCAATCATACCTTCCTGAATGATATCTTCCTTATCGGCACCAATCAAAAAGTAGGACTTCGCCTTTGCGCGTACGAAGTTCTTATATCTTCTAATCAAGAACTCCTGTGCGCGTAAATTACCGCCTGCCGCTTCTTCGACAACGGTTTCTTCTGGCAATAGTTCATAATTCACTTTATCGCCTGTTGTCATGTCAGCTGGCATTTACGCCTCCTTGCCTAAGCCTTAGGTCCAAAAACCTACGTCTATTATAACGTATAGTAAAAACGACCGTCAAGTCATTTCGACTTGTTAACTTAAGTCTATTACCAGCATACACACAGAAAGTGCATCTGTCATTTAGCTTTTCCTATTTGTCATTGTTTTTTAACAAAGACTCCAGCTTATAAAGTGTTTCACTATCGAGCGAGCTTCCAAGCTGGCGATCGTGTTTTTTTACCTCGCGATCGTTGAATTCACTCAGTCCTGTTCTCATCTTAGCAATTTCCCTGGACCATTCGCTGCCTGACACTCGCACAGCACCTCTACCAAGAACAAGCTGCTGCTGCGCCCAATCAAGTGTCACCACTCGAATAAAATTGGTTTTGTCGACAGCTAGTTTATCGACAAGACGTTCGATATAGGCATCGGCTGTTTCCTTCTGTTTCGTATAGACCACATCGATATTATGGTATTTCTCCACTTTACTCTTGAGTCCGTCAGACCCCATGGCATCGTAAACGACGATACCTATTTCGCCTGAGTAGGCGACGAACTCGCTTAGCATGTCGTTAAGGTGGACCCTAGCGCTTTCTAAGCTCGTCGCCATTCTTTTTCTCAAGCCGGCGTCATAATTAATGAAGTTATACCCATCGATGATGATATACTTCTTATTTATTCTGAACATCCTGCTGACGTCTCCATTCATATAAAAGTAGGGATGTTGCAACAGAAACATTAAGTGAGTTCACCTTGCCTACCATCGGAATGCTTACGACAAAGTCGCATAAGCGCTTGATGTGCTTGCTCATTCCTTCGCCTTCGGAACCTGCCACGAGAACAGTTTTCCCTTTGTAGGTCGCCTCGTAATAGGTTTGCTCGCCGTCCATATCCGCACCGATTACCCAAAAGCCGTTGTCCTTCAGCTTTTGGATCGCATTGCCAAGACTGTTTGTTTTGATGACTTTCACATGTTCCACAGCGCCAGCCGATGTTTTTCCCACAGTGGCGTTGACTTGAACGCTTCTTCTGTTCGGTATGATGACATAGTCCGCACCAACCGCATCGCAGGTTCTCAAGATGGACCCGAAATTATGCACGTCGGTCAAGTTGTCAAGTGCGACGACAATCGTATTCTCGGTGAAGTTTTCAATCTCGTCATCCAGCTCGTAATAAGGATATGGCGACACATAAGCAGCGACGCCTTGATGGTTTGTTCCACCCGCCACACTTTCGATTTTTCCTTTATCCACCTCTTGAATGACAATCCTGTGTTCCTTAGCTTTGACAACGATCTCGTGAATCTGTTTTGTACGCTTCTCCTTGGAGATCATGATCTTGTTGATCGTTCTGTTTCCTTCAATCGCTTCAAGCACCGGGTTGATTCCGACGATATAGTCTTCTAGAGGAGCCTTATCCCTATCGTTTCTATATCCGCCTTTTTTTCCACCCTTAAAATCGCTTTTCTTATCCCTGTCCTGATATTTTGCTTTTCTATCCTTATAGTCTTTAAATGAATTGCCGCCACTTTCCCGATTGTTATCATTCGAATTCATAGATTACCTCATTTCATCAATGTGATTTCACCGATAGGAATCACCCATAAAAAATACTTTCTTACTTTCGCCTTGTAGTGGTAATTAAGTTCTATCGACTCTTCTACCTCAAACTTGACCACTTCATCCGCGTTCAGATCCTGAATTTTTACAATACGCGCGGTCACGAGTGTCGACTTATACATGAGCTTGTCATCATACATTTCATCCATGGTCGTTCTGACCGCCTCGACAAACTCATTTTGCTCCACTGAAAGTTTTCCGAGGTTAGGATCGAATACGACACTTTTTACGATCAACAATACAAGAAGCAGCGCCGTAATGACGACCAGTCGTTTTTCATTCATTGTCATTCTTAACCTCGATTTCCTTACCTAAGCAGATGTTCAGCGAATGTTCAAGAATTTCACGTACCCTGTCATCTCTTCCAAGCAGCATCAGATAACCCAGAAGCGCCTCGAATCCTGTCGCATACTTATAGTCGGACAGTTTTGCGTTTTTGGGCACCGTGTTGGACTTGGTGTTGCGTCCTCTTTTGAGAACCGCTTCCTCTTCCTCTGTCAGCATCGGCAAAATCGTCAGGGCTATGTTCGCCTGCATCGAGGCCTTTACGTATTTTATTTTTTCTTGATTGAGCACATTGCTCCCGACGCGCGGCCTCTTTTTCAAAAGAACCGTTCTTATATATAAATCAAAGACCGCGTCACCGACAAATGCGAGCGATGCAGCAGGTGTCTGCCTTACCGTATTCAAGTCAAGCGGATCT
The window above is part of the Fusibacter sp. A1 genome. Proteins encoded here:
- a CDS encoding NYN domain-containing protein, which produces MFRINKKYIIIDGYNFINYDAGLRKRMATSLESARVHLNDMLSEFVAYSGEIGIVVYDAMGSDGLKSKVEKYHNIDVVYTKQKETADAYIERLVDKLAVDKTNFIRVVTLDWAQQQLVLGRGAVRVSGSEWSREIAKMRTGLSEFNDREVKKHDRQLGSSLDSETLYKLESLLKNNDK
- the rpmG gene encoding 50S ribosomal protein L33; translated protein: MRVKITLACTECKQRNYNTTKNKKKTPDRIEMKKYCRFCKTHTAHKETK
- the nusG gene encoding transcription termination/antitermination protein NusG; translated protein: MMSEPKWYVVHTYSGHENKVKANIEKIVENRGMQDIILEVAVPTEEVTEIKNGKKKVKSRKIYPGYTIVKMYMTDESWYVVRNTRGVTGFVGPASKPVPLTEFEVYSMGLEKKVFEMDIEIGQSVKVTSGPFESFMGEVFDIDTHSSTLKVKINMFGRETPVELEYHQVEKL
- the rplK gene encoding 50S ribosomal protein L11, which gives rise to MAKKVTGMIKIQLPAGKATPAPPVGPALGQHGVNIMQFCKEFNARTAEKAGYIIPVVITVYQDRSFTFITKTPPAAVLLKKAVGIESGSGEPNKKKVATITSAQLKEIAEMKKPDLNAASIEAAMSMIAGTARSMGIVVED
- a CDS encoding Mini-ribonuclease 3, translating into MLESIGLDPLDLNTVRQTPAASLAFVGDAVFDLYIRTVLLKKRPRVGSNVLNQEKIKYVKASMQANIALTILPMLTEEEEAVLKRGRNTKSNTVPKNAKLSDYKYATGFEALLGYLMLLGRDDRVREILEHSLNICLGKEIEVKNDNE
- the sigH gene encoding RNA polymerase sporulation sigma factor SigH; translation: MPADMTTGDKVNYELLPEETVVEEAAGGNLRAQEFLIRRYKNFVRAKAKSYFLIGADKEDIIQEGMIGLFKAIRDYRTDRTASFRVFAELCITRQMITAIKMATRQKHAPLNSYVSLNRPIYDDESEQTLMDTMSASINSNPEQLLISREEVARIEYKITEVLSDFEQKVLGYYLDGRSYQEIAKDLDRHVKSIDNALQRVKRKLERFLNMESA
- the tuf gene encoding elongation factor Tu produces the protein MAKQKFERNKPHVNIGTIGHVDHGKTTLTAAITTTLWDKYGLGAKVDFANIDKAPEERERGITISTAHVEYETPARHYAHVDCPGHADYVKNMITGAAQMDGSILVVSATDGPMPQTREHILLARQVGVPYIVVFLNKCDMVDDEELLELVEMEIRELLSEYDFPGDDTPIFRGSALLALEGQAEWQEKIVEMFDTIDTYIPTPERDTDKPFLMPVEDVFSITGRGTVATGRIERGIVRVQEEVEIVGLHEETRKVVCTGVEMFRKLLDEGRAGDNIGALLRGVQRTDIERGQVLSKPGSVNPHTKFKAQVYVLKKEEGGRHTPFFNGYRPQFFFRTTDVTGSIALPEGVEMCMPGDNIEMEIELIAPIAIEQGLNFSIREGGRTVGAGAVASIVE
- the rplA gene encoding 50S ribosomal protein L1, with the translated sequence MAKLGKRQSDNLKAFNKSEQHDLAAGIKVLKGFKTAKFDETVELHIKLGVDSRHADQQVRGAIVLPHGTGNTKKVLVIAKGDKAVEAQNAGADFVGAEDMIDKIQKENWFEFDVIVATPDMMGLVGRLGRVLGPKGLMPNPKSGTVSFDVEKAVNEIKAGKVEYRLDKQNIVHCPVGKLSFEDEKLEENIKALIDAIVKAKPAAAKGTYLRSVTLASTMSPGIKLSAAKF
- the secE gene encoding preprotein translocase subunit SecE; translated protein: MNSQTQAVQQKTGKKYFKGVISETKKVIWPTRKELVKYVAVVVTFSAMASFGIWVADIAFRNIVTSLIQL
- the rlmB gene encoding 23S rRNA (guanosine(2251)-2'-O)-methyltransferase RlmB, with the protein product MNSNDNNRESGGNSFKDYKDRKAKYQDRDKKSDFKGGKKGGYRNDRDKAPLEDYIVGINPVLEAIEGNRTINKIMISKEKRTKQIHEIVVKAKEHRIVIQEVDKGKIESVAGGTNHQGVAAYVSPYPYYELDDEIENFTENTIVVALDNLTDVHNFGSILRTCDAVGADYVIIPNRRSVQVNATVGKTSAGAVEHVKVIKTNSLGNAIQKLKDNGFWVIGADMDGEQTYYEATYKGKTVLVAGSEGEGMSKHIKRLCDFVVSIPMVGKVNSLNVSVATSLLLYEWRRQQDVQNK